The stretch of DNA GACGACGCGACTCGGCGACATCGAGCACGAGAACACGGTCTCGGACTACACGGCCGAGGAACACCACCATCACCACTCGTTGCAACCCAGCGTTATCCACTTCGACCACGAGGGGCACCACGTCTGCGTGATCGACACCCCGGGCCTCTCGGACTTTGTCGGCCATTCGATCGGTTGCTTCCCTGCGGTGGAGTCGGTCGTCGTCGTCATCGACGCGACCAAGGGGATCGAGAGTGAGACGCGCCGGCTGATGCGCGTCGCCACCGAGCGCAACCTGCCGCGCGCGATCCTCATTAACAAGATCGACGTTCCCGAAGTCGATCTCGAGGTCTTGGTCGCGCAGCTGCGCGACGCCTTCGGCGCGATCTGCGTGCCGATCAATCTGCCGGGACCCGATTGCTCGGATGTCATCGACGTGTTTGAGACCGACGCGCACGATGCGACTGCCTTCGGCTCTGCCGAGGCCGCGCATGTCGATATCGTCGAGCAAGTGATCGTCGTCGATGAGGCGTTAATGGAGCGTTATCTCGAAGTCGGCGCCGAGGGGCTCGATCCCGCGGCGGTGCACGACGCGTTCGAGAAGGCGCTGCGCGACGGGCAGCTCGTGCCGATCGTCTTCGCGTCGGCGAAGACCGGCGCGGGGATCGACAAGCTGCTGCACTTCACCGCGTCGCTGCTCCCCAGCCCGCTGGAGGGGAACCCGCGGCCGTTCGTGCGTGGCGAGGAGTCCTTCACCACCGAGTTCGACGCCGACAAGCCGGTGCTTGCCCACGTCTTCCGCGTCACGACCGACCCGCACCTCGGCAAGCTGTGCGTGTTCCGCGTCCATCAGGGAACCGTCCGCGCTAGGACCGAACTGTACGTCAACGCCGACCGTAAGCCACACCGCATCGGGCGGCCGATGCGTCTGCAGGGCAAGGAGCACTGGGAAGTCGACGCGATCGGGCCCGGCGAGATCGGCGCCATCGCTAAGATCGACGACGTCCACTTCGACGCCGTGCTGCACGACGGCGCGACGCCCGAGGACCCGCCGCACCTCGTGCCATTGCCGCTGCCCAAACCGATGTACGGCCTCGCCGTCGAACTAAAGAGCCACGCCGACGAGTCGAGGTTCTCCGCGGCCATGGCGAAGCTCCAAGAAGAAGACCCGTGCTTCGTCATGGAGCGTATCGCCGCGACGGGCGAGACGGTGCTGCGCGGGCTCGGCGAGTTGCACCTGCGGGTGGTGCTCGAAAAGCTCCAGTCGCACTACGGCATCGAGCTGCTGACGGCCCCGCCGAAGGTGGCTTACAAGGAGACGATCACCTCGCACGCCGAGGGCCACTGCCGCCACAAGAAGCAGACGGGCGGCGCGGGGCAGTTCGGCGAGGTTTACTTGCGGGTCACGCCGCTGCCGGTGGACCACCCCACGGGCTTTGAGTTCGTGAACTCAACGGTGGGCGGCTCGATCCCCAAACAGTTCATGCCGGCGATCGAAAAGGGGGTCCGCCAAGCGCTCGACGAGGGCGTCGTCGCGGGCTACCCGATGATCGGCGTGCGCGTCGAGGTCTATGACGGCAAGCACCACGACGTCGACAGCAAAGAGATCGCCTTCATCACCGCGGGCCGCAAGGCGTTCGTCGAAGCGGTGCGGAAGGCGGCGCCCGCGCTGTTGGAGCCGTTCGTCGAGGTCGAGGTCACGGCGCCGAGCCGTTACTTAGGCGACATCACCAGCGACCTCTCGACGCACCGCGGCCGGGTCAACGACTCGGCCGTCTCGGACCACGCCTGCATGGTCCGCGCTCACGCCCCGCTGGGCGAGCTGCGCGAGTACGCGACGCGGCTCAAGAGCCTCACCGCCGGCGCCGGCGCCTTCACAATGGACTACAGCCACGACGAAGCGGCGCCGCCGAACGTGCAAGCGGAGGTGATCGCGTCGTTTAGGCCGCACAACGGGGAGCAATGAGCGAATCTCTCCGATGGATGCCGAGTTCCGCAGTTAGCCCCCGGTCATTGACCGGGGGCTAACTAGACGCGCGTGGCGATTCGTCGCGGTGGGAACCGTCCGGGGGTTGGGCTATGCTCTTCCCCCTATGCGTTCCCGCCGCGTCATCGCCGCTCTGCTCGCCGCCTACACGGTGGTCGTGGCGAGCGGCGCGCCGTTGCCGCTAGCGTGGTTGTCGGTGTACACGCGGCCGGCGGTTGCCGAAGACCAGCGTTTCCCCTGCGAATCGTGCCCCTGTGGCTGCGGGACGGCGGAACACTGCTGGAGCGCGTGCTGCTGCCACACGATGGCCCAGCGGCTCGACTGGGCCCGCCGTGAGGGGGTGCGTCCGCCGGAGTTCGCGCTCGACGTCGCCCAGCACGCCGGGCTCGATGTGAGCCAGTGGCGCGGCGGCCTGCGGTTCGTTGTGCAGATACCGGTCGATGAGGCGGCTGACGACTCGCATCTGCCGCCTTGTTGCCGTAAGGCGAAGAGCTGTTGTGCCACTAAGCCGCAAGCGGCGCCGGTGCGTGAGCGGCCAGCGCCGGGGGTGGCGATTCTCAAGGCGATGGCGTGCCAAGGCATTGCCGACGTGATGATGCTGTTTGGCGAGGCGCCGATTCTTGGCGGCCCGCAACTGGTGACCTGCGAGGCGACCGAGTACGTCGCCGACGCTCCCGCGCCGCTCTGGCGCTCGTGGACTCTGGAGCCGGACGCCCCACCGCCTCGATGGCTGGTGTGAGCTAGTTCGTACATCGCCAAGCCGCAAGCGGCTAGTGATTTTATCTCAACCTTCCTCCCGCTGGAGGACTCTCCATGCTGCGCAAGCAGGACGGCCGGGTCGGCTTCACGCTGGTCGAGTTGCTGGTTGTCGTCGCTGTCATCGGGATCCTGATCGCCTTGCTGCTTCCAGCAGTGCAGGCGGCCCGAGGCGCGGCGCGGCGATCACAATGCCTCCACCAGCTCCGTGAGCTGGGGGTCGCTGTGCATCTGCACCTCGACATCCATGACGGCCAATTCCCACGCAGTTCGCACTCGGCCAACGCCGTCGGCGAAGCGCCGTGGGCATGGTCGCTTGCGGCGACGCTCGACCCAACTTTCAACCCCGAACGCGAGAGCTACCCCGCGGGCCTCGTCGACAGCGTCTACCGCTGCCCCGAGGACATCCGCGTTGGGTATCCGGCGTGGAGTTACGGCAAGAACGTCTGGTTCGAACTGGAAGCCTACGAGACCCAGTCCGCGCTGGGCCTCCCGTGGAACGAGAAAGGACCGACTTACAAGCGGCTGAAGAACGTTCCGTCCACGAGTCGGACGGTGCTCTTCGCCGAGGTTGATGGCGCACAGGACCACCTGATGGCTCATTTCTGGCTCACCGGGGGCGAACCCGAAATCGCACCTCGTCGGCACGCCGGCGTGAGCAATTACCTATGGGTCGACGGTCATGTCACTACCGCTGAGTTCGAGTCGACCTTCGACCTTGCCGATGAGATCGACCGTTGGAATCCCGGCGCCGCCGGGAAGCCGTAGTCGATCGGCTCATCAACTCTAACGCGACGCCGTCACTTGGCCCCAGATCAATACCACAGGGCTGAATGGAGGCTCCGTTTTTTTCCTTAACAACCAATGGCTAACGATGAAATACACGCTGACCCTATTCGCACTTGCGCTCGCGACCGCCACGCAAGGGGCGATCGTCCAACCTCAAATGGGCGGGGCCCAGGTCACGATGATGCAGGCGGGCATGAAGCACGCCGACATCGACTTCGATGGCTCGTCGCTTTCGATCCACCTCGACGAGACGGTCCCCACGCCCGTGCTGCGACCGCTCGATGAAGGCGATTCCTTTGACCCATCGGCTCCGTGGTCGGTGCTCGAAGGAAAGGCCTACAACTTCCAGTACGCCTGGACACCAGCCTCGATCTGGGCGCCGCCTTCGAGCCTAGCCGTCTTCGTCGAACAGACCTCCGCGACGCCCGGGCTGAAAGCCTACGACCGCAGCCGCGAGTCGATGGTGGACCAACCGACCTACGCCCCGATCTTTGAGAATGGCGAGCCGCTGCGGTGGAACGGGATGATGACGCACAACGTCTATGCGGTCGCCAACCCCACGCTCTCCCGGTACGAGGCCTCGTACCGGGTTTACCTAGCGGACGAGCTGACCGGCGTTGAACCTACCGACACGATGGGCGCGCCCCTCTATGGATCGGCGACGACAACCTGGACCTTCCTGGCGACGCCTGTGCCCGAGCCAACAACGATCGCTCTGGGCATGATCGCTCTGACTAGCGCGACGCTTCGCATTGGAGGTCGCCGTGCGTAACGCAAGATGGATCGTTCTTCTGGTCGCCCCGGCTTCGGCCGGGGCGGCCTTGGTTACGCCCCAGCTTGGGGGCGGGTCGCCCGGCACAACCAGCGCGATGAAGCACGCCGATGTCTTCTTCCAAGCGGGCTCGCTCGTGGTTCAGATCGATGAGTCGGTCGTGACCCCGCGGCTCAGGCCGTTGCTGGAGGGGGATGAGTTCGACCCGGCCGCGCCGTACTCGATGCTTAACGGCAAAGGCTACAACGCCCAATACGGGTGGAACGCGGGCGGCTTCATCAATCTTCCCAGCGGATCGGCGATCTGGGTCGAGACGCTTGCCTCTTCACCCGGGCTGGAAGTCTATCAAGCGCCGATCGATGCGCACGGCTTCGCCCCCATCCTGGGCACGGCACAGTCCTCAACGCGGTGGAAGTGGAGCGGGCGAATGTCGCACAACTACTACGCCGTCACCGACTTCACGACGCAGCGGCATTGGGCGTCCTACCGCGTCTATCTGGGCGACGACACGACGGGAGTTCCGCTCATCACGTACGGTGCGGCCGAGGTGACGTTCGATTTCGCGTTGCCAGGAGACTTCGACGACAGCGGCAACGTCGATCCGCTCGACTACGATCTCTGGTCGCAAAGCTATGGCGCGACGGGCCCTGATCGATCCGCCGACGGCAACGGCGATGGCGTCGTCGATGCGGCCGATTACACATTGTGGCGTGACCACCTATCGGCAGTCGCGGTGAGCGTGCCAGAGCCGGCGACAACGCTTCTAGTTGGCGTCCTGTTAGTAGGGTCCGCTGTGCGGACCTTAGTTGGGCGTAAGGTGCGCCCTCTCACTCTGAAGACACCCTCTGGCTTCTAGCCGCTAACCACGGACGCACAGCGGACCCTACGAGGCTCAAACCCCTGTAAAACAAGGGCAAAACCGCCGCATCGCCGCAGGAGGCCGTAGAGGCCCCTTCCCGGCGTTTCTGCCCCTCGCCGCAGGTGGACACCCGGACACTCCAAGGCGGGCCGCAGGGGCCCTTTTTGGGGCTCCTAGGGCCCTTTGGCGCGCGAGAGTTGCGAAGGGTGAACCGGGGGCTAAGGCCCCGCGGCTGATGTCGCGCCGCCGGTAAGAATCAGCCGGCACGCCTTAGCGTCCGGTTCTTGCAGCCGAGCGATTGAGACCCTGAAGCGAGACAAGGGCGAGCCGGGAGCGTC from Botrimarina mediterranea encodes:
- the fusA gene encoding elongation factor G produces the protein MNVPNGDQLPAPESIRTFLLCGHSGAGKTSLCERLLYHAGVTTRLGDIEHENTVSDYTAEEHHHHHSLQPSVIHFDHEGHHVCVIDTPGLSDFVGHSIGCFPAVESVVVVIDATKGIESETRRLMRVATERNLPRAILINKIDVPEVDLEVLVAQLRDAFGAICVPINLPGPDCSDVIDVFETDAHDATAFGSAEAAHVDIVEQVIVVDEALMERYLEVGAEGLDPAAVHDAFEKALRDGQLVPIVFASAKTGAGIDKLLHFTASLLPSPLEGNPRPFVRGEESFTTEFDADKPVLAHVFRVTTDPHLGKLCVFRVHQGTVRARTELYVNADRKPHRIGRPMRLQGKEHWEVDAIGPGEIGAIAKIDDVHFDAVLHDGATPEDPPHLVPLPLPKPMYGLAVELKSHADESRFSAAMAKLQEEDPCFVMERIAATGETVLRGLGELHLRVVLEKLQSHYGIELLTAPPKVAYKETITSHAEGHCRHKKQTGGAGQFGEVYLRVTPLPVDHPTGFEFVNSTVGGSIPKQFMPAIEKGVRQALDEGVVAGYPMIGVRVEVYDGKHHDVDSKEIAFITAGRKAFVEAVRKAAPALLEPFVEVEVTAPSRYLGDITSDLSTHRGRVNDSAVSDHACMVRAHAPLGELREYATRLKSLTAGAGAFTMDYSHDEAAPPNVQAEVIASFRPHNGEQ
- a CDS encoding DUF1559 family PulG-like putative transporter, coding for MLRKQDGRVGFTLVELLVVVAVIGILIALLLPAVQAARGAARRSQCLHQLRELGVAVHLHLDIHDGQFPRSSHSANAVGEAPWAWSLAATLDPTFNPERESYPAGLVDSVYRCPEDIRVGYPAWSYGKNVWFELEAYETQSALGLPWNEKGPTYKRLKNVPSTSRTVLFAEVDGAQDHLMAHFWLTGGEPEIAPRRHAGVSNYLWVDGHVTTAEFESTFDLADEIDRWNPGAAGKP